The sequence ATACGACAGGCGATCTTCAGTTCCCAGACCGCGATGGTTTTGTGGAATTGATCAAGGGGGGCAAAGCCTTTGTCGCCATGCATTCCGGTGGGGATACCTACCATCCTTTCCGGGGTTATGTGGACATGCTGGGTGGTGAATTTCAAACTCACAAGGCCCAGGTGGAAGTGCAGCCAGTCCTTCATGACCCGGCTCATCCAGCTACTAAACCCGTGCCCACAGGTTGGCGTGTGTTTGACGAGATTTACCTCTTTAAGAGCTATGATCCCGCCCAGGTGCATGCCCTCATGGGACTGAACAGCCATCCGAATGAAGGTACCCCTGGCTATTATCCAGTTTCCTGGTGCAAAGAGTTCGGTAAGGGCAAAGTCTTTTACACCTCCCTCGGCCACCGTGAAGATGTTTGGGATCCGACCTGGAAAGAAGGAACGAAGGATCGCAAAAACTCTCCTGAGATCGCCAAAACTTACCAGGAACACATCTTGGGCGGCATCAAATGGGCTCTGGGCCTCGTCGAAGGCGATGCCGAGATTGGTAACCTGAAGGCGGAGTTGGGTCCGGTGAAATAATCAGGATTAACCCAAAGTTTGTCTGAAGCGGATTTGAAGGGCGTCCTGCCGAAGGACGCCCTTTTTTAGTCAACAAAAAGCCAGTCACCTCGCGATGACTGGCTTTTAAAAATTAAGGCTCTGCGTGTTAGATCAAGCCAGGGCATCCAGCTTGCGAGACAATGCATCTTTAGACTGCACGCCCACGACGGTTTCCTTCACTTCACCGTTTTTGATGAACAGCAACATTGGGATGGAGCGAACGCCGTATTGGGCGGCGAGATTGGGGTTTTCGTCCACGTTGACTTTGGTGACCTTAACGGCCGCGCCTTTTTCGGTCGCTAACTGTTCCAAGATCGGCGTAAGCATGCGGCAAGGGCCGCACCATTCAGCCCAGAAGTCCACGATCACTGGAACCGTGCTGCTGGAGATTTCCGTCTGGAAGTTGGATTCGTTCAGATTGAGGACTGCTTCGGAGGCCATAGTTAAGTGGGGTTGGAAGGATTTACGGGAGAAAATGCACTGACGATGCATGAGGTAGGCGCGCACGTCTGTGAATCAATCATTTTCACGTTTCATCTGGCGCTTTTGCGGCTATCGCGTGCAGATATGAGCCTTGACCATCCCGATCCCATGACCCGTTTGCGTTACGTCGTGCATCGTCTGCGTGCACCCGGTGGCTGCCCCTGGGATCAGGAGCAAACGCATGAAACCCTCATCCCTCACGTGCTGGAAGAAGCTTATGAGGTGGTGGACGCCATCCGCAGTGGTGACAGTGCGCAGATTTGTGACGAGCTGGGAGACCTGCTTTTGCAGCCCGTGCTACATGCCGAGATCGCCGCTGGGGCAGGGACCTTTGATTTGGATGCCGTGGCGACGGGATTGACGGAAAAACTCATCCGCCGCCACCCTCATGTTTTTGGAGACGCGAGTGCGAGTGATTCTGCCGCCGTATTGACGCAGTGGGATGCCATCAAGAGGCAGGAAAAAGGCACTCAAAAAGAAGGTCTCTTGCATGGTGTCGGCGGAGGGCTGCCCGCTCTGATGAGAGCGCAAAAGCTGCAAAAGAAGGCTGCAAGGGTAGGCTTTGATTGGCCTGATACGGCACCTGTCTTTGAAAAAATCAGGGAAGAGGCTGCTGAGTTGGAGGCGGCATTAGCTTCGGGAAAGGCCATTGAGATTGAAGAAGAGCTGGGTGATTTGCTGTTCAGCGTAGTCAATCTAGCTCGAAAAATAGGGGTGGAATCTGAGGCTGCCTTGGCTGCGACTAACGAAAAGTTTGTTCGTCGTTTTCATGCGGTTGAGCAAGCCATCACCCGTGAAGGGAAAAAACTAGAGGAAGCAACTTTACAGGAAATGGATGCTGCCTGGGAAGCTGCTAAGACGGTCCGTCAATGATATGAACGCCATCCTGCGGGAACTCCTCTACCTGCTCCAGCCCTTTTGCTTGGCCTGGCTACTGCTCACTGTTTGGCTGCTGCGCATGCTGTGGAAAAGGCTTTGGCGTTGGTCCCTCTTGCCGATGAGCGCATGGTTGATTTTGACGACCATCTCCTGCACTTCAATCCCATCGTGGCTGATGGCCGGTCTGGAATCTCGTCATTCGCTGCCTGCCGCCGCAGAGATGCAGAGCGCAGACGCGATTGTTTGCCTGGGCGGCGGCGTGGAGCCTTCTCTGATGGAGCCGACGGGGATGCACTTGGCTCGTGGGGCGGACCGCATTGCCACAGCTTTATCCATGGCTATTTCAGGAGTGGCTCCAGTCCTGGTGATCGGCGGCGGCGGTTATGAGCACGAAGGTCGGTTCGTTTCCGAAGCCGATGCCATTTTTGACAACTTGGCCAATTACCCCAAGCTGAACTTTGAGCAAATCAGTCTGGGCGTTTGTACCAACACTCGAGATGAAGCACTCAAAGTCGCCGAATTGATGGAAAAACGTGGTTGGAAAAAGATTCTCCTCGTTACCTCGGCCAGTCACATGCCACGTGCAGTGGGTACGTTTAAGAAAGCAGGCATTTCAGTCGTGCCTGTGCCTTGCCATTACATGAGCAGCTTTCACCGACTCGGAGAAGTGGATTGGATCCATCTACCTTACGTGGGTTCGTTCGAACTGTTTGATGCTTGGCTGC comes from Prosthecobacter dejongeii and encodes:
- a CDS encoding ThuA domain-containing protein gives rise to the protein MIRRTFLTLTAALAGFTAQAADAPKKLLVVTVTTGFRHSSIETAEKVLAELGKSSGAFTVDYVHQPEGQPKNPGKAPEKKPNETDESFKAKQEAYSTALADYNTANTAWNEKVKAYMAENMAIEKIKGYDGFIFANTTGDLQFPDRDGFVELIKGGKAFVAMHSGGDTYHPFRGYVDMLGGEFQTHKAQVEVQPVLHDPAHPATKPVPTGWRVFDEIYLFKSYDPAQVHALMGLNSHPNEGTPGYYPVSWCKEFGKGKVFYTSLGHREDVWDPTWKEGTKDRKNSPEIAKTYQEHILGGIKWALGLVEGDAEIGNLKAELGPVK
- the trxA gene encoding thioredoxin, which codes for MHRQCIFSRKSFQPHLTMASEAVLNLNESNFQTEISSSTVPVIVDFWAEWCGPCRMLTPILEQLATEKGAAVKVTKVNVDENPNLAAQYGVRSIPMLLFIKNGEVKETVVGVQSKDALSRKLDALA
- the mazG gene encoding nucleoside triphosphate pyrophosphohydrolase — encoded protein: MSLDHPDPMTRLRYVVHRLRAPGGCPWDQEQTHETLIPHVLEEAYEVVDAIRSGDSAQICDELGDLLLQPVLHAEIAAGAGTFDLDAVATGLTEKLIRRHPHVFGDASASDSAAVLTQWDAIKRQEKGTQKEGLLHGVGGGLPALMRAQKLQKKAARVGFDWPDTAPVFEKIREEAAELEAALASGKAIEIEEELGDLLFSVVNLARKIGVESEAALAATNEKFVRRFHAVEQAITREGKKLEEATLQEMDAAWEAAKTVRQ
- a CDS encoding YdcF family protein; the protein is MNAILRELLYLLQPFCLAWLLLTVWLLRMLWKRLWRWSLLPMSAWLILTTISCTSIPSWLMAGLESRHSLPAAAEMQSADAIVCLGGGVEPSLMEPTGMHLARGADRIATALSMAISGVAPVLVIGGGGYEHEGRFVSEADAIFDNLANYPKLNFEQISLGVCTNTRDEALKVAELMEKRGWKKILLVTSASHMPRAVGTFKKAGISVVPVPCHYMSSFHRLGEVDWIHLPYVGSFELFDAWLHEWIGSHIYSWRGWL